The Ziziphus jujuba cultivar Dongzao chromosome 7, ASM3175591v1 genome includes a region encoding these proteins:
- the LOC107435682 gene encoding uncharacterized protein LOC107435682 isoform X2: MIICENLSRLTNTEMTKMMNHLVSSTDNMQREREREDDFFHSDEPLASFDGFGGFGSRSMFSSPFGGRDPFNDPFFSRPFGTASSHTHTMETGTEKGIVIEELNSDEEELEQEDRGQAPGDEKIYSRKYSGSSKEPSVEHPDDVGDERKSKNVTSQNEPNKAKGEQHQNRSYSFCKVTYGGVDGAYYTSTRTRRGGGDGMIVEETKEADKTTCQATHKISRGIHDKGHSVTRKLKSDGKVDTLQTLHNLNEDELAGFEDAWNCNVEGQLPGWKAGSGTHDFAGSSSSEHRGGTSWGSWLLPATKQAEKTRGAGAEDQARTSGGGIGKKVVRINIE; encoded by the exons ATGATTATCTGTGAAAATCTATCTCGTTTAACAAATACCGAAATGACCAAGATGATGAATCATTTG gtGTCAAGCACGGACAATATGCAGAGGGAAAGAGAGAGGGAAGACGATTTTTTTCATTCCGATGAGCCGCTAGCTAGTTTCGATGGGTTTGGTGGCTTTGGTTCCAGAAGTATGTTCTCTAGCCCTTTTGGTGGGAGGGATCCCTTTAACGATCCCTTCTTCTCTCGCCCATTTGGTACTGCTTCTAGTCACACTCATACTATGGAGACGGGTACGGAAAAGGGTATTGTAATAGAGGAACTGAATTCCGATGAAGAGGAACTGGAACAGGAAGATAGAGGCCAGGCCCCTGGGGATGAGAAAATTTATAGTCGAAAGTATTCCGGATCAAGCAAAGAACCATCTGTTGAGCATCCAGATGATGTTGGAGATG AGAGGAAAAGCAAGAATGTGACCTCTCAGAATGAACCAAACAAGGCCAAAGGGGAACAGCACCAGAATCGTAGCTATAGTTTTTGCAAAGTCACTTATGGTGGTGTTGATGGAGCATATTACACCTCCACAAGAACTAGAAGGGGAGGTGGTGATGGG ATGATTGTCGAGGAGACCAAAGAAGCAGATAAAACAACATGTCAAGCAACACATAAAATCTCAAGAGGAATTCACGATAAG GGTCATTCTGTCACAAGGAAGCTTAAATCTGATGGTAAGGTGGATACATTGCAAACTTTACACAATCTAAATGAAG ATGAGCTTGCTGGTTTTGAAGATGCGTGGAATTGTAATGTCGAAGGACAATTACCTGGCTGGAAAGCTGGATCCGGTACACATGATTTTGCAG GTTCTAGCAGCAGCGAACACAGGGGAGGGACAAGCTGGGGGAGTTGGCTGCTTCCAGCAACAAAGCAAGCTGAAAAGACCAGAGGAGCGGGAGCAGAAGATCAAGCCAGAACCAGCGGTGGTGGAATAGGGAAAAAAGTTGTTAGAATTAATATAGAATAA
- the LOC107435682 gene encoding uncharacterized protein LOC107435682 isoform X3 — translation MIICENLSRLTNTEMTKMMNHLVSSTDNMQREREREDDFFHSDEPLASFDGFGGFGSRSMFSSPFGGRDPFNDPFFSRPFGTASSHTHTMETGTEKGIVIEELNSDEEELEQEDRGQAPGDEKIYSRKYSGSSKEPSVEHPDDVGDAERKSKNVTSQNEPNKAKGEQHQNRSYSFCKVTYGGVDGAYYTSTRTRRGGGDGMIVEETKEADKTTCQATHKISRGIHDKGHSVTRKLKSDDELAGFEDAWNCNVEGQLPGWKAGSGTHDFAGSSSSEHRGGTSWGSWLLPATKQAEKTRGAGAEDQARTSGGGIGKKVVRINIE, via the exons ATGATTATCTGTGAAAATCTATCTCGTTTAACAAATACCGAAATGACCAAGATGATGAATCATTTG gtGTCAAGCACGGACAATATGCAGAGGGAAAGAGAGAGGGAAGACGATTTTTTTCATTCCGATGAGCCGCTAGCTAGTTTCGATGGGTTTGGTGGCTTTGGTTCCAGAAGTATGTTCTCTAGCCCTTTTGGTGGGAGGGATCCCTTTAACGATCCCTTCTTCTCTCGCCCATTTGGTACTGCTTCTAGTCACACTCATACTATGGAGACGGGTACGGAAAAGGGTATTGTAATAGAGGAACTGAATTCCGATGAAGAGGAACTGGAACAGGAAGATAGAGGCCAGGCCCCTGGGGATGAGAAAATTTATAGTCGAAAGTATTCCGGATCAAGCAAAGAACCATCTGTTGAGCATCCAGATGATGTTGGAGATG CAGAGAGGAAAAGCAAGAATGTGACCTCTCAGAATGAACCAAACAAGGCCAAAGGGGAACAGCACCAGAATCGTAGCTATAGTTTTTGCAAAGTCACTTATGGTGGTGTTGATGGAGCATATTACACCTCCACAAGAACTAGAAGGGGAGGTGGTGATGGG ATGATTGTCGAGGAGACCAAAGAAGCAGATAAAACAACATGTCAAGCAACACATAAAATCTCAAGAGGAATTCACGATAAG GGTCATTCTGTCACAAGGAAGCTTAAATCTGATG ATGAGCTTGCTGGTTTTGAAGATGCGTGGAATTGTAATGTCGAAGGACAATTACCTGGCTGGAAAGCTGGATCCGGTACACATGATTTTGCAG GTTCTAGCAGCAGCGAACACAGGGGAGGGACAAGCTGGGGGAGTTGGCTGCTTCCAGCAACAAAGCAAGCTGAAAAGACCAGAGGAGCGGGAGCAGAAGATCAAGCCAGAACCAGCGGTGGTGGAATAGGGAAAAAAGTTGTTAGAATTAATATAGAATAA
- the LOC107435682 gene encoding uncharacterized protein LOC107435682 isoform X1: MIICENLSRLTNTEMTKMMNHLVSSTDNMQREREREDDFFHSDEPLASFDGFGGFGSRSMFSSPFGGRDPFNDPFFSRPFGTASSHTHTMETGTEKGIVIEELNSDEEELEQEDRGQAPGDEKIYSRKYSGSSKEPSVEHPDDVGDAERKSKNVTSQNEPNKAKGEQHQNRSYSFCKVTYGGVDGAYYTSTRTRRGGGDGMIVEETKEADKTTCQATHKISRGIHDKGHSVTRKLKSDGKVDTLQTLHNLNEDELAGFEDAWNCNVEGQLPGWKAGSGTHDFAGSSSSEHRGGTSWGSWLLPATKQAEKTRGAGAEDQARTSGGGIGKKVVRINIE, translated from the exons ATGATTATCTGTGAAAATCTATCTCGTTTAACAAATACCGAAATGACCAAGATGATGAATCATTTG gtGTCAAGCACGGACAATATGCAGAGGGAAAGAGAGAGGGAAGACGATTTTTTTCATTCCGATGAGCCGCTAGCTAGTTTCGATGGGTTTGGTGGCTTTGGTTCCAGAAGTATGTTCTCTAGCCCTTTTGGTGGGAGGGATCCCTTTAACGATCCCTTCTTCTCTCGCCCATTTGGTACTGCTTCTAGTCACACTCATACTATGGAGACGGGTACGGAAAAGGGTATTGTAATAGAGGAACTGAATTCCGATGAAGAGGAACTGGAACAGGAAGATAGAGGCCAGGCCCCTGGGGATGAGAAAATTTATAGTCGAAAGTATTCCGGATCAAGCAAAGAACCATCTGTTGAGCATCCAGATGATGTTGGAGATG CAGAGAGGAAAAGCAAGAATGTGACCTCTCAGAATGAACCAAACAAGGCCAAAGGGGAACAGCACCAGAATCGTAGCTATAGTTTTTGCAAAGTCACTTATGGTGGTGTTGATGGAGCATATTACACCTCCACAAGAACTAGAAGGGGAGGTGGTGATGGG ATGATTGTCGAGGAGACCAAAGAAGCAGATAAAACAACATGTCAAGCAACACATAAAATCTCAAGAGGAATTCACGATAAG GGTCATTCTGTCACAAGGAAGCTTAAATCTGATGGTAAGGTGGATACATTGCAAACTTTACACAATCTAAATGAAG ATGAGCTTGCTGGTTTTGAAGATGCGTGGAATTGTAATGTCGAAGGACAATTACCTGGCTGGAAAGCTGGATCCGGTACACATGATTTTGCAG GTTCTAGCAGCAGCGAACACAGGGGAGGGACAAGCTGGGGGAGTTGGCTGCTTCCAGCAACAAAGCAAGCTGAAAAGACCAGAGGAGCGGGAGCAGAAGATCAAGCCAGAACCAGCGGTGGTGGAATAGGGAAAAAAGTTGTTAGAATTAATATAGAATAA
- the LOC107435682 gene encoding uncharacterized protein LOC107435682 isoform X4, protein MQREREREDDFFHSDEPLASFDGFGGFGSRSMFSSPFGGRDPFNDPFFSRPFGTASSHTHTMETGTEKGIVIEELNSDEEELEQEDRGQAPGDEKIYSRKYSGSSKEPSVEHPDDVGDAERKSKNVTSQNEPNKAKGEQHQNRSYSFCKVTYGGVDGAYYTSTRTRRGGGDGMIVEETKEADKTTCQATHKISRGIHDKGHSVTRKLKSDGKVDTLQTLHNLNEDELAGFEDAWNCNVEGQLPGWKAGSGTHDFAGSSSSEHRGGTSWGSWLLPATKQAEKTRGAGAEDQARTSGGGIGKKVVRINIE, encoded by the exons ATGCAGAGGGAAAGAGAGAGGGAAGACGATTTTTTTCATTCCGATGAGCCGCTAGCTAGTTTCGATGGGTTTGGTGGCTTTGGTTCCAGAAGTATGTTCTCTAGCCCTTTTGGTGGGAGGGATCCCTTTAACGATCCCTTCTTCTCTCGCCCATTTGGTACTGCTTCTAGTCACACTCATACTATGGAGACGGGTACGGAAAAGGGTATTGTAATAGAGGAACTGAATTCCGATGAAGAGGAACTGGAACAGGAAGATAGAGGCCAGGCCCCTGGGGATGAGAAAATTTATAGTCGAAAGTATTCCGGATCAAGCAAAGAACCATCTGTTGAGCATCCAGATGATGTTGGAGATG CAGAGAGGAAAAGCAAGAATGTGACCTCTCAGAATGAACCAAACAAGGCCAAAGGGGAACAGCACCAGAATCGTAGCTATAGTTTTTGCAAAGTCACTTATGGTGGTGTTGATGGAGCATATTACACCTCCACAAGAACTAGAAGGGGAGGTGGTGATGGG ATGATTGTCGAGGAGACCAAAGAAGCAGATAAAACAACATGTCAAGCAACACATAAAATCTCAAGAGGAATTCACGATAAG GGTCATTCTGTCACAAGGAAGCTTAAATCTGATGGTAAGGTGGATACATTGCAAACTTTACACAATCTAAATGAAG ATGAGCTTGCTGGTTTTGAAGATGCGTGGAATTGTAATGTCGAAGGACAATTACCTGGCTGGAAAGCTGGATCCGGTACACATGATTTTGCAG GTTCTAGCAGCAGCGAACACAGGGGAGGGACAAGCTGGGGGAGTTGGCTGCTTCCAGCAACAAAGCAAGCTGAAAAGACCAGAGGAGCGGGAGCAGAAGATCAAGCCAGAACCAGCGGTGGTGGAATAGGGAAAAAAGTTGTTAGAATTAATATAGAATAA
- the LOC107435679 gene encoding uncharacterized protein LOC107435679: protein MAGWSAENATKAFLRALKMGKVGKEPDVGEFISAIAAGNNAQLMVMVCAGIAGSTTALALVAAAHQTGGRVVCILPRPDGLQASKIALGNYSNSVEFVTGEAKTLLLDDYKEADFVLIDCNIHHPKEVFQAAKKSSELDGGLVVGYNALHRESNWQSDHELKAHFLPIGEGLLVTRTGKRHGGGGNRRGHWVVKIDKCTGEEHVFRIRDPQKKWIEA from the exons ATGGCTGGTTGGTCTGCTGAGAATGCCACAAAAGCTTTCCTCAGAGCCTTGAAAATG GGAAAAGTTGGCAAAGAGCCTGATGTCGGAGAGTTCATATCAGCAATTGCAGCAGGCAACAATGCACAACTCATGGTGATGGTCTGTGCAGGCATTGCTGGATCAACGACCGCATTAGCATTAGTCGCTGCAGCGCATCAAACCGGAGGCCGTGTTGTCTGTATTCTACCAAGGCCAGACGGATTGCAGGCCTCCAAAATTGCACTTGGAAACTACTCCAACTCTGTTGAGTTTGTAACTGGGGAGGCCAAGACCCTACTGTTGGATGACTATAAAGAAGCAGATTTTGTGCTTATTGACTGTAATATTCACCACCCAAAAGAGGTTTTTCAAGCGGCAAAGAAAAGCTCAGAGCTTGATGGAGGTCTTGTTGTGGGTTACAATGCCCTTCACAGGGAATCTAATTGGCAGAGCGATCATGAATTGAAGGCACATTTTCTACCCATTGGAGAGGGCTTGCTGGTCACTAGAACTGGTAAGAGGCATGGTGGTGGTGGAAATAGAAGGGGTCATTGGGTGGTTAAAATAGATAAGTGCACTGGGGAAGAACATGTATTTAGGATTAGAGATCCACAAAAGAAATGGATTGAAGCTTGA